In the Primulina tabacum isolate GXHZ01 chromosome 7, ASM2559414v2, whole genome shotgun sequence genome, gtaggtatttttgatatgtctgatattaatgctctcacgacttgtgaatcatgtctaaaaggaaaatgaccaaaattccctttaagggccatgtggagcgagccaaagggttattggatttgatccataccgatgtgtgcggtccgcttagcatcaccactaagcatggacatgcctacttcatcacctttaccgatgacttttcgaggtatgggtatgtgtatttgatgaaatacaagtctgaagcctatGAAAGTGTAAAATGGACCATTATTtggaactcaagaatttaaataatatcgtgtatatttcaaaatttgagaTATGCAGAATTATACCGGAtatagatctaagatttgatataccTGGATAAAGATTTAAGCAGGAAGATAATTCAATCTTGGATTACAAAACTTGAAGTAGATATCAtaggattttcaaaaatattaaaggaTTTAgggaggattttcgaaattgttGAGATATagggaaaaatttaaaagtttaactaccaggattttaaagaaaaaaatatcaaaatcctATCTTGGAAAAATACCACTAAATTTCGAGTTTAGGtagggaaattttgggatttaagaaatataattGGGAAATAAAAAGTCTACCGAATATTGGAAATTATACACaaaagtcaaaattttcagGCTGGACAtggcataatttcgaaatttttccAAGGGAAGGATATCAAGATTTTGAAATTTATCATCCAGGATCAGGGATAAATATTTAGATATAGATCACAATTCTAGATGAAGATTTGATTCAATTCAAACGCGCGGATAAACTCGATCGAGATAGCAGCCAACCGCTATAAATAGTGGGCCTATAACTCGAAAATTCACACCATTTTCTACTCCAATTTTTCGAGTTTCTCCCCTAGTTTTCTTAGGATTCTCGAGAGCCGCGAAGCGCTGCCGCAGTTCAGTCGCCGAagaggaattttcgaaattccagTTCAAGAATCCCTAGGATTTCACGTTTTTCTCCTCAAGaatttaaggtaagtgggcttgttttaaatgtgtaatttcggtgtatgcattttcgtttttttgaaatttcggtcgagtacaattcttcttctatCCCCTTTCTGGTTATGATTGCTGCATGGGTTTatgttgacactgtgaggattctacttgatatgggagggaatcccaactattatatgaccctcatacggtggggatataaccgattcggcctcgcccccttagaggagtaaaaattaagGACTGAattcagtaaaccattgaaagtagaggaatctcagtgtcaGGTCAATGATACGAATGTGGTATGAGTCAAAATATGCATGGTGTGTGTATGTATTTCGaaattttatatgcatgttgttgtgtactcgaacggcccccacttgctgagtatttcccaaaatactcaccccttactccccttcccagataaatccgaagtgcaggttgaggaagaagagtgagaacaattctggggctggtgataaATTTCGATAATTATAGTATTCGGATTTAGAATTttcgtattttttttatttgtaagacgtttccgcatttatttattttccgtTGTAAAGACAAATGTTCAAATCTTtgtgaatttatgaaatatactggtttcggtttatactgtgctacgaggctggttgtttttcgattgtgtgattgatgaacaacgccggtgtcgaccaaccccggtctcggggcgtgacatttaagtggtatcagagccgccaggttcataatccgagtggaaaaaatcgattttcgaaaaaaaaaaaaccgaaaaGTTTTCGGACTAATTTTTACTCGAGGTCGACGCTATCCCCTCCGAAACGGCCCAACGAACGATACTCACCACTATAAAGTCGTGAGGTAGGGGTCAAAATCGCGAAATTCCTTTGTTTAGGCCTCTGAAACCCCgtttttgccgttttaggaaAGTTTTGTAATCCCTATAACTTTTCGTAGGAAAATCCGAATTCGATTCCGTCAACTGTTctggaatcctctcgacatatGCTTCGAATCAATATGTCTATCTcaaaactttccatttttggaaattttcgaaaattttgattattttcatATATTTGACTCTATATAaccttgatatttttattatgtccTATTTATGATATTCTGagcatttattttttttttgtttccagGAAATGGCTCGTTTTCGTGTCACTGCTCGTAAGAAAGTAACCCCGATTACCCATAGGGAGACTATTCAGTTGGATTACCACCAGCATCGCACGCGCGCTCAGGCTGTTATACATTTAAAGGAATTGGCTATAGGACACCAGGATAGGACTATCAGGAGGCTGAGAGCTAGTAATCTTGAGAGGAGGCAACAAGTGGAAAATCTGACTACCAAACTGGAGACATCAGAGAAAAGAATTGACGAGGTCTTCCAAATGTTCGAGCTCGTGAAAGAACATAACTGCGAACTGCGAGAGTCATTACAAATAATGATGAGTCAAGCCAAGCAAGCTAAGGCAGAACTGGATAGACGCACCATAGAACTGTCTGAAGCTCGTCAAGCCCGGCTGAGGgacaagaaaaaaattgaagaatccTGGAATGTGATCATGCAATTATCTGAGAATAACCAAAGGCTATCCAAGGAGGTAGACGATAGGAAAGCAAAGGAGAAGGAGCTCATCCAGAAGAATGAAACAAACTGCGCACACGCAAGAAATGAATTGAATGACGCGATATGAAAGATTCTGACCCACAGGGAAGAGATTGCTGAGTTGGAATCGGAAAATCAGAGTCTTCAGATGCAGCTCGCAGAGTTCTTAGACCCAGAGGTGCCTGAGGATCCCGAGGAGGAAGAAGCCCTACCTGACGTGGCCGAGGAGAATGGAGAGATAGCGGATTAGAACATTTTAGTGAATCATTCTTAGTAGTTTATTCCCATTGTTGCTACGTTTTCTTTTCTTCagtacatttatttatttagattggTCATGTTCATTTATTTTCCTAATTGAGaagtcaataaaatattttatttgttccaTTGATTTCAATTTACTTCTGCGCAATCTATTGCATGAAACCTACTCGTACCAATTCTTAGAACTTGCGAATGTAGGAAATGGTCGGCAGACCCCCATGGCAAAACCGCAACCCGCGTTACGCTTATGCCGATCGCGAAGAGAGACAGGAGAATCGACAGGAGAATGGACCACCGCCTGCAGTTAATCTAAGCCGAGCTGATCTTATAGCCATAGCCACCATAGTGGCGACAACACTGCAAGGGTTGGGAAACCCAAATGCCAAtcaaccacctccaccaccaccaccgaatGGAATCAAATTTCATTATGAATCCCTCCGAAAGAACAGATGTCCGATATTCAGAGGGGACGCTGATCCCAAAGTTGGCCAGAGATTGCTAAAGAGTGTCGAGACTCAGTTAAGGCTTTTGGAAGTTCCCGAGGCACTCAAAGTGGATGTGATTGTGCCTTTCCTGGAAGACAGAGCAGCTAAATGGTGGGAAGCAGTCTCGCCAGCCATGATCGCTGCTGGACCAATCACGTGGCGAAACTTTCGAGAAACATTTCTGAAACAGTACTATCCGGCAGAGGTCAGATTGCAGAAGTTAAGTGAGTTTGAAAATCTCACTCAAGCTCCAGATATGTCAGTAGTGGAGTACACATCTCACTTTAATGCCCTTGGATCGTATGCTCCGACAATCATGGCAGACGAAGTTTTGAAGCTGCACCGtttcaagaagggattgaacagccgAATCCAGTTGGCCTTAGCAGTTTATCAGCCCGCCAATTTTTCAGATCTTATGAGCGCAGCTATCCGAGCTGAAACCGATATCCGTAGAAGAGAGGGAGAGAATAAGAACAAGCGTCCTTATATCGGTCAGTCTTCTCAGAGTGGTTAGAAGTTCAGGAAACCCAACCAATCAGGCGGACCTTCTTCAGGGCAACCCTCAGCAGCCACTAACTACCAAGGACCCAAACCGTGCCCAAAATGCGGTTTCAGACACCTCGGGGAATGTCGAAGGGCCAGTGGCGCGTGCTTTGGATGTGGGAAACCAGGGCACCGAATTTCTGAATGTCCTACTGTCACCAACAAACCAGCAGGGCCCAACAAGGGAACTGGGCCGAATGTGGGAGCTAACCCCAACAAACCAAAGAAGAATAAGCCTAATGCCAAGGTGTTCTCTATGAACCAAGAAGAGGCGGACGACGCCAATGAAGTCGTATCAGGTACCGTCTTACTTCAAAAAGTACCTACTTATGCATTGTTTGACTGTGGTGCTACACACTCTTTTGTGTAAAAGGTTTGCTAAGAAATTAGGACTTAAGCCCGAATCTCTAACTGAACCTTTTCGGATAGCCACACCTACGAGTAAGATCATATAAACTCATGAAATTTACAAGGATTGTAAGATCGGTATCGCTAATCAGACTTTCAGTGCCGACTTGATACAATTGGTTATGGTCGATttcgacatcattctagggatggactggttaGCCAAAAACCATGCAATAGTGGACTGTAAAGGGAAAAGAGTTAAGCTCCGAACCCCAAATCAGAAAGAGATCGTGTATCATGGTAAATCCAAGAAACGAAAATCACTCCTTTCCGCTTCCCAGGCATGGAAGGCCATGAAATCTGGAGAAGACATCTACCTAGCAATGATCAACGAAGTGCAAGGAGAAGTCGAAATGAGGATAGAAGACATCCCAATAGTATGTGAGTTCCCGGATGTTTTCCCAGAAGAACTCCCAGGGACAGTTCCGGACCGCGAAGTTGAGTTCGAAATTAATCTGGTTCCTAGTGCAGCAccaatctctaaagcaccttacagGATGGCGCCAGCtgaactcaaggagctaaaagagcaactccaagaattgctgTACAAAAAGCAAATTCGATCTAGTGTGTCCCCATGGGGAGCGCCAGTactctttgtgaagaaaaacgatgggagtatgagattgtgcatcaACTATAGGGAACTGAACAAGatcactatcaagaacaagtaccctCTTCCGAGAATAGACGATCTATTTGACCAGCTCAAGGGAGCCGCAGTCTTTTCTAAATTGGATCTGAGTACTGGataccaccaactgaaggtcagAGCTGAAGATATCTCCAAAACAGCTTTTcggacaagatatgggcattatgagttcacagtgatgccttttgggttgaccattGCGCCTGCAGCctttatggacctaatgaacagagtgttcaaaccatttctgGACCGGTTCGTAGtggtatttattgatgacatcctCATTTATTCTCCCAATGAGGAAGAACATGAAGAGCACCTCCGCCTTGCACTACAGACACTGAGGGAGAAAGAGCTATTTGCtaagtttaagaaatgtgagttctggcttaagagtgtatcctttttaggacatgtgatctcggaagcaggagtatcagtggatcccaagaaagttgaggcaattacagagtggccaaaatctaagaacgccacagacatcaggagctttcttggactggcaggttattacaggaagttcgtcGAAGGTTTTTCTTCCATAGCTATACCACTGACtaagctcactcagaagaattCCAAGTTCATCTGGGACGAAGGTTGCGAGAAAAGTTTTCAGACATTGAAAGAAAAACTTGCATCCACGCCAGTGCTAATCTTACCTACTGAAGATAAggaattcaccatctacagtgacgcatctaaggaaggtctgggatgcgtactcatgcaagagggaagagtgatcgcctatgcgtcaaggcagttgaaaccgcacgaaaagaactaccctacgcatgatcttgagttagcagcagttgtctttgccttaaaaatttggaggcactacctcTATGGCGCctagtgtgaaattttcacagatcaccaaagtctcaagtacttgttaacccaaaaagaactaaacatgaggcaaaggcgaTGGATCGAACTACCGAAGGATTACGAATTGACTATAAGTTACCATCCAGGTAAAGCGAACAAAGTGGCCGATGCTCTGAGTCGGAAAAATAGAGGCAAGATCACTCTAGCTTCCCTCTCGGCCCAGCCATGTCTGCaggagaccgtcaagttaaatcaGGACCGAGACCCCGAGCTAAAGAAACTTAAGGAGCAAGTCAAAAGCGGGAAGTCTCAAGATCTACAAATTGATGACAAGGGAGTCCTATGGATGAATGGACGACTTTGCGTACCGAACAAcgataaccttcgccaagaaATACTATCAGAAGCACACAAGTCCAAGTTTTCAGTCCATCCAGGCAGTATAAAAATGTACAGAGACCTTAAGAGGAATTTTTGGTGGAACGGAATGAAAAGAGATGTGGCAGTATTCGTCTCTAAGTGTCAGgtttgtcaacaggtcaaagcaAAGCACCAGCGACCCGGAGGATTATTGCAACCGTTGGAGATACCTTAgtggaagtgggaccatatctccatggactttgtggtaggattaCCAAAGTCAAGGCAAGGTCAGgacggaatatgggtaattGTAGATAGACTTACAAATCTGCACACTTCCTACTCGTCCGTATGAATTACAATCTGGACAAATTAGCTACACTGTACATGGACAATATTGTAAGACTTCATAGAGTACCAGTGAGCAtcctgtctgacagagacccaaggttcgtctcgcgcttttggaagagctttcaagaggccatgggaacgaaagtaaccctaagtacggcctatcatcctcaaaccgatggacaaacggAGAGAACCATCCAAACTTTGGAAGTTATGCTGCGAGCATGCACTCTtgaattcagtagcaattggagcactcatctacctttaattgagtttgcttacaacaacagctatcacagcagcatcggaatggccccatacgaagctctttatggaaggaaatgtcgatcaccactttattgggatgaagtgggagaaaaagcagtagtaggacccgagctcgttgataaacataaaaattgtacattaattaaatgttttatcatataaatatataaattttgttttattaaatgtttaaatattatatgttttataataaattgtataaaatataagttgttgtgtaattacaagtttttactattttttacaggttcgataaaacaagaataaacttggcgttgcaaatgagattaagatgattcttggacctgtagaaagttgatgttaatatctacaatattggtgtcaagcatgagataaaaatcctctcacaattgggatcaaattaagcaacaaataaagttaccaaaggagtggcagttttactatgctctagtattttgaccatatctctcaaattacttggtcaaatgatttgaaaaaaataacacaactagacaactatattatccacatgtttctttttatgtgaagaagcaaattccaagaagaagattttcaaaagtgatgtgtaatataatataatatcttggaacaccaatgaagacttttgtgtaaaaaaataatattttatttatagttgtctccccaaatttggctataaataggggtgcattgtaatgtattgagatatccctcattctatgaacagacctttgagttcataatatttctctctatatttttcctttatatattcatttaaatataattagcatgttaatttcatattcaaacttttacactttgaataatgaatagctaacttcctaaagttgagatgaaaaggtgaaactcttggcatgataataaggttactaaaaggtaagaatctatgttttatattatttaatcattatttattgtttatgttatatttatttctttaagcatttttataccctacttataagtaggagttttgatttattgttgctatatgttacactaaattcttggaaccatttaaatttttgtttggttttaccaaccatttaaagtgggaaccttgatttactatatataaatatatcataatattaatttctttaatgttcgttaatgttaactttattaaaataccaagagtggatcctttaatctcaactacttaaatttatatttgaacaattaaaatttacccattaaagattcaaacaattaaaattaaaaagaaacaaaaacaaaaacaaaacaaaaaggcattgtagtggacttgtaattaccttagcttccctgtggatacgatattcggactcaccgaattatactacttgtggacaacctgctcttgggagtgcagcaatcaaagtcgcaacaagtttttggcgccgttgccggggaagtataatttaatttcaagtctatttaattttgtttatagtttatttttctttatttgaatttttattgcttttgtgtgtttttattcttttgcatttgcatttgcatgagcatttggtcacgtacacttagtggttgACTCATTGGAagtaaccctttatttttacaaaacatggcggaagaacctatccaagaaaatgaagatgaaattcaatctcaacatgatcatgatagacgaagaacacttagagatcacatgaatcctacacgtactagtgcaccttcatgtctagtttttccccctgatgcatctcatttcaattttaagcctggtattatccaacttttacccaattttcatggcttagattctgaaaatccatacatgcatttacgagagtttgaagaagtgtgcaacacatataatgatctaaattgtagcatgaacaacattcgacttaagctttttcctttttctttaaaagataaagctaaaacttggctacaaaatcttagatcgggatccataagaacttgggatgaattgcaacaacaatttttgaaaaagttttttccatctcatagaacaaattctttcaaaaggcaaatcatcactttcactcaaaaacaaggagaaactttttatcagtgttgggatagatacaaagaattgcttaatctttgtccacatcatggttttgaaatttggagggttgtttctcaattttatgaaggcttaacacctaaagataggcaaatggttgaatttatgtgtaatggaacatttgaagataaagatccaaacgaggcaattgagtatctcgattcattagctgaaaatgctcaaaattgggacattataggtacaatcgaaccatcaaacaagattcaatctcctacatctggtggaggtatgtacactctcaaaaatgaacatgatcttcaagctagatttacatctttggcaagaaaagttgaggcactagaattgaaaaagaatggtcaattaaaatctgttcaagaaattgcgtgtcacatctgtgatacaagtgatcattttacaaaagattgtcccactttgccctcttttaaagaatgtctccatgaacaagtcaatgttttgaacaatttcaaaaggccaaatttcgaaccattttctcaaaattacaatccaggttgacgaaatcatccaaattttagctggaggaatgataatgctgcacaatttcagcaaccacattttcaaaatcaacaaaattttcaaaattatgcaccttatgttcctacATCGAAAAGgaatttggaagatttattgaattctttcattgcaaagcaagagtctatcaatactcaaactgctcaaaccatgacagatttgaaagatactcttcctaaatttgcatctgcacttaatgttcatgaaaaaggtaaatttccttcacaacctctgcctaatcccaaggatcatcattcacaaactagaacttctggaactcaatcgatggatcaggtaaaatctgttattacccttcgaagtggtaaggttgtggaaaaatccattcttgaaccttgtgaagatgatgataaatcaactctaaagggtaaggaagtgaaacccataacttgcgaagaagAGGTTCAACaaacagtgtcaccaccattccctcatgcattgaaaaatacaaataaatcaaatttgaattctgatatatatgatatttttaaacaagtaaaagttaatattcctttattagatgcaataaaacaggtaccatcatatgccaaatttttgaaagacttgtgcactgtgaaaagaaaattgaatgtgaaaaagaaagcatttttagccgaacaagtaagtgcaatcattcaaaataataatactttgaaatacaaagaccctggttgtcctactatttcatgtattattggagaacgaaagattaaaaaagcatTGCTTGATCTTgaagctagtgtgaatttacttcgatattcagtttatcaagaactcaatctaggcgagttaaaatctacttcggtaacacttttacttgccgatagatatgttaaagtgccaagaggtatggtagaagacgtattggtccaagttgataactttgtatatcctgtcgatttcatagttttagatacacaacctatcgaagcttgtaatgcaattcctgttattctgggtcgtccatttttagcaacttctaatgctcttataaattgcaggaatggaataatgaagttgtcatttggtaacatgaccttggagcttaatgtgtttaatctttgtaagcaaccacatgaaaaaggagatgaaagtgaagatgaaaatcttattgaaacttttgtggaagaaaacattcaagaagggagtactcgtgaccaattagatatttgttcaattgaaactgttaaagaaaatattgaaattgatcttgatgattttatcaggtatcactcgttaccaggatcagagaaagaatttgatgcaaaatatgagaacaaagacgaaccacccatattggagttaaaacccttgctagaagaattgaagtatgcatttcttggagaagatgaaacatatccggtggtaatttcttccaaactagaaagtgatcaagaaggtaaattagttgatatgcttaaaagacataaaaatgcaattggttggacactaaaagatctcaagggcattaatccactaatttgcacacacaaaattcatttagaagaaaatgctaaaacatctcaacaaccacaaaggagattaaatccacacatgaaagatgttgtgaaaactgaagttctcaaactacttgatgttgggattatctaccctatttctgatagtaagtgggtaagcccaacacaagtagttccaaaaaaatctggcatcacagtgataaaaaatgaaaaaggtgaattgttaacatgtcgagtcccatctagttggcggatgtgtattgattatagaaaattaaatgacgccactagaaaagatcattttccattaccatttttggatcaaattttagaaagagtagcaggtcatccatactactgttttttTGATGggtattcaggttattatcaaatttccattgcactcgaagatcaagaaaaaactacattcacatgtccttttggaacatttgcattcagaaggatgctatttggtttatgcaatgccccagcaacatttcaaagatgtatgctaagtattttttgcgacatggttgaaaattgtttggaaattttcatggatgatttaactgtctttgggaatacatttgataattgtcttgaaaatttggaaaaagttttaaaaagatgcgaggaaaaaggtcttattttaaattaggaaaaatgtcattacatgattacttctggaattgttttgggacaggtcgtgtcatctcatggaattgaagttgataaagcaaaagttgatgtcatcggcaatttaccccctccaaaaaccattaaagaaattcgctcatttttgggacatgctggattttatcggaggtttataaaggactttagtttaatctctaaacccatttgtaacctcttaacaaaagacactgcatttgagtggactcaagaatgtcaaaatgcttttgataaaattattcgacatttaacatcagctcctatcatgcaacctcctgattggtctttaccatttgaaatcatgtgcgatgcgagtgattatgcagtcagtgcagtactgggtcaaagaagaaacggtaagccttat is a window encoding:
- the LOC142552384 gene encoding uncharacterized protein LOC142552384; the protein is MVGRPPWQNRNPRYAYADREERQENRQENGPPPAVNLSRADLIAIATIVATTLQGLGNPNANQPPPPPPPNGIKFHYESLRKNRCPIFRGDADPKVGQRLLKSVETQLRLLEVPEALKVDVIVPFLEDRAAKWWEAVSPAMIAAGPITWRNFRETFLKQYYPAEVRLQKLSEFENLTQAPDMSVVEYTSHFNALGSYAPTIMADEVLKLHRFKKGLNSRIQLALAVYQPANFSDLMSAAIRAETDIRRREGENKNKRPYIGQSSQSGQPSAATNYQGPKPCPKCGFRHLGECRRASGACFGCGKPGHRISECPTVTNKPAGPNKGTGPNVGANPNKPKKNKPNAKVFSMNQEEADDANEVVSGTVLLQKVPTYALFDCGATHSFV